Proteins found in one Quercus robur chromosome 2, dhQueRobu3.1, whole genome shotgun sequence genomic segment:
- the LOC126709224 gene encoding uncharacterized protein LOC126709224 isoform X3: MWKLNKSIAKEMLPTQPVDFAIEPWWGVCLVNFTLEEFKKLSEEEMATIDKVCKEEANSFILFDPDIVKGLFRRGLIYFDVTLYPNDRFKVSRLEGFVSNREQSYEDPIEELLYAVFVVSSENATVAELATTLQADLLQLQAAASFACRLGWAVKVIDPASVLQDTSIASSLRATLSDEDGSSASLDSTNIFVDGDVAQQGDVLEKENNGPISANARVAFVVDANITSYLMMGSVSPGLKSHAVTLYEAGKLGHASIADLCKDLSTLEGTKFEGELQEFANHAFSLRCVLECLLSGGVATDAKAEEVCDKMDMLASSNDEATLIADITLTDKSGNSTTNEARLDKDDLVSSGMPHEDSISTEPATGSADDEIFSATSSEVSNTDPDFQNDEKKILFEGSDAGRDPLKRKKKYRVDILRCESLASLAPATLNRLFHRDYDIVVSMVPLPPSSILPGPTGPIHFGPPSYSSMTPWMKLVLYSTVASGPLSVVLMKGQCLRLLPAPLAGCEKALIWSWDGSTIGGLGGKFEGNLVKGSILLHCLNSLLKHSAVLVQPLSRYDLDRSGRIMTMDIPLPLKNFDGSIAHVGKELGLREEESLKLNSLLTDLANKIELLAVGYIRLLKLFKEREADHFSPDDEKYEWVPLSVEFGMPLFSPKLCNNICRRVVSSQLLQTDSLSEHHDAMQNLRKKLRDVCAEYQATGPAAKLLYQKEQAKESSRQLMNYASGRWNPLVDPSSPISGALSEHQRLKLANRQRCRTEVLSFDGSILRSYALTPVYEAATRPIEEAHTVSSVKVEPDEVDSREVTLPGVNLIFDGSELHPFDIGACLQARQPVSLIAEAAVASASVTIK; encoded by the exons ATGTGGAAGCTGAACAAGTCAATTGCAAAGGAAATGTTACCTACACAACCTGTAGATTTTGCAATTGAACCATGGTGGGGAGTTTGTCTTGTAAACTTTACTCTAGAAGAATTTAAG AAACtctcagaagaagaaatggcAACAATTGATAAAGTCTGTAAGGAGGAAgcaaattcatttattttgtttgatcctGATATTGTAAAGGGTCTCTTCAGACGAGGGTTGATATACTTCGATGTCACTCTTTATCCTAATGACCGTTTTAAAG TTTCCAGGCTTGAAGGGTTTGTTTCCAACAGGGAGCAGTCCTATGAAGATCCTATCGAGGA GTTGCTGTATGCAGTTTTTGTTGTTTCAAGTGAGAATGCAACTGTTGCTGAATTGGCAACAACTCTACAGGCTGACCTTTTGCAGCTGCAGGCTGCTGCATCTTTTGCATGTCGACTGGGATGGGCAGTAAAAGTAATTGATCCAGCATCTGTTCTTCAAGATACAAGCATTGCTAGCTCTCTTAGGGCTACTCTTAGTGATGAAGATGGTTCTAGTGCTAGTCTAGACTCAACAAACATTTTTGTTGATGGTGATGTTGCTCAACAAGGAGATgttttggagaaagaaaacaATGGGCCCATTTCTGCCAATGCTCGTGTTGCTTTTGTGGTTGATGCTAATATAACATCCTATCTTATGATGGGGTCTGTTTCACCAG GCTTAAAATCCCATGCTGTAACACTATATGAAGCAGGAAAGTTGGGTCATGCTAGCATTGCTGATCTCTGCAAGGATCTGAGTACGTTAGAGGGAACAAAATTTGAGGGAGAATTGCAGGAATTTGCAAATCATGCATTCAGCCTCCGTTGCGTTTTGGAATGTCTGCTATCTGGTGGAGTTGCTACCGATGCCAAAGCAGAAGAAGTTTGTGATAAGATGGATATGTTAGCTTCAAGCAATGATGAGGCCACTTTGATAGCTGACATCACTTTGACTGACAAATCAGGAAATTCTACTACAAATGAAGCTAGGCTGGATAAAGACGATTTGGTTAGTTCAGGGATGCCCCATGAGGATTCTATTTCAACTGAACCTGCTACTGGAAGTGCTGATGATGAAATATTTTCTGCTACCTCGAGTGAGGTGTCTAACACAGATCCAGATTTCCAGAATGATGAGAAAAAGATTCTATTTGAAGGGTCAGATGCTGGAAGAGATCCActgaagaggaaaaagaaatatcGTGTGGATATTCTTCGCTGTGAAAGCTTGGCTTCTCTTGCACCAGCAACTTTAAACCGATTATTTCATCGTGACTATGACATTGTTGTGTCCATGGTTCCTCTTCCTCCTTCATCAATTCTTCCTGGACCGACAGGTCCCATACATTTTGGTCCTCCCTCTTATTCATCTATGACACCTTGGATGAAATTGGTGCTATATTCAACTGTGGCTAGTGGGCCTCTATCTGTTGTTCTCATGAAAGGACAATGTCTACGGTTGCTTCCTGCACCATTGGCTGGTTGTGAGAAAGCCCTTATATGGTCTTGGGATGGTTCTACGATTGGAGGGTTGGGAGGGAAGTTTGAAGGCAATCTAGTCAAGGGAAGTATACTTTTACATTGTTTAAATTCACTTCTTAAACACTCAGCTGTGCTGGTACAGCCCCTCAGCAGGTATGATCTTGATCGATCTGGAAGAATCATGACCATGGACATTCCGTTGCCTCTAAAGAATTTTGATGGTTCAATTGCTCATGTGGGGAAGGAATTGGGGCTGCGTGAAGAGGAAAGTTTGAAACTGAACTCTCTGTTAACTGATTTGGCAAACAAGATAGAGTTGTTGGCAGTTGGTTACATTCGcctattaaaactttttaaagaaagaGAAGCTGACCACTTTTCTCCTGATGATGAGAAGTATGAATGGGTCCCATTGAGTGTGGAATTTGGGATGCCACTTTTTAGTCCAAAATTGTGTAACAACATATGTAGAAGGGTGGTATCATCGCAATTACTTCAAACAGATTCACTTAGTGAGCATCATGATGCAATGCAAAATTTACGGAAAAAGTTGCGTGATGTTTGTGCAGAGTACCAAGCAACAGGTCCTGCTGCAAAACTTCTTTACCAGAAAGAGCAAGCAAAGGAATCATCTCGACAACTCATGAACTATGCTAGTGGTAGATGGAATCCGCTTGTTGACCCTTCTTCTCCCATTTCAGGAGCCTTGAGTGAGCATCAGAGACTAAAACTTGCTAATCGGCAACGTTGCCGAACCGAAGTTTTGAGCTTTGATGGTAGCATTCTTAG ATCATATGCTCTAACTCCTGTCTATGAGGCTGCCACAAGGCCCATTGAAGAAGCACATACTGTGAGTTCAGTAAAAGTTGAACCGGATGAAGTCGACAGCAGAGAAGTAACCCTTCCTGGTGTTAATCTTATTTTTGATGGTTCTGAGTTGCACCCCTTCGATATAGGTGCCTGTCTGCAGGCTCGTCAACCTGTCTCCTTAATAGCAGAGGCTGCAGTGGCCTCTGCATCTGTTACAATTAAATAG